AGGTACGATTAAATGAAAAGGCGGCTGCTCCCCATTAAAAGTGGGGGATACAGCCGCCAGAATTAAATTACGTTAGAAAATCCAGTAATTGTCCATAAAAAGGCATTACTTCTTCGCGATCAATACAAGTTTTCCGTGGTCAAGCTCTTTTTCTGCATCAGCGGCATCCTCTGCTGTCAATCCGGCTGCCTCCATTTTGCTGCGGAGTTCGTCTCCACGGGAAGTGAACATGTTTTTCATACTGTCAAGGAAGCCTTGTTCCTTCATGCCGACAGTTTCTGTGTCAAGTGCATCCGTAATATGTTCGGTCCTTTTTTTATCATGGGCAAAAATATAGATATCGTCATGAGTATATCCTTGTGTCGTCAATTCATCAATTTCCTTCTTAGCTTGTACTGCATTTTCAACGATTTTTTTCAAAACCATAGTAAAATTACCTCCCAATTGTATTTGTACTATCTATACCTCAAATAAGACAAATTAAACAAAAGGAAGTGCCCCGTACGTTAAATAGAGAAAGGATCGCCTTTTAACCGCTTATAGGATCTGATGAATTCATTTGGATCTTCCTTGACGCCAAAAGTGAAAACTCCCCGATTCGTATGCAGGTAAAAAAGCCCTGTGCCATTTGAAAATGGGCGATACGAAACATCGAGGACATGCTCCAATGAAAAAGTATGTTCCGATGTGACGATTGCTTCCTCGGATAAAAGAAGGGTGCGGGTCGTTTGCTGGTGTTTCTGGGTAAACCAATCGATTGACCGCTCGATTGTGAAATAATGTAAAGAAGAGACGGATTCTTTCAATAGGATTCCTCCTGGAAATTGTATATTGCAACCATGCTATCAGGTTTATGCTTCTGCGCCAATTAATCCGGTATCATTTCACAAGTCGTTCCACTTCACTGATCATTTGTTCTTCAAATGACTCCTCGAAATAACTATATTCATCCACGATATAGCCTTGCTGATCGATGATGTAAAAGTTCGTTCCGTGGATGACTTGCTCGGTTTCATTCGGCTTCTGTACAATCGTTTGGAATTGATTTAATGCCAATTTCTCGATTGTATCCTGCGAATACCCCGTCAATAAATGCCAGTTCGACTCGTCTTCCGAAAACTGTCCAATATATTCCTTTAATAGTTGCGGTGTATCAGTTTCCGGATCGACGGTGAATGTCACGAATTCCACTTCAATGCCTTGCTCCTTGAATGCTGATTGCAAGTCGGACATTTTTTGGGACATTGGAATGCAGACCGATTCGCAGGCGGTGAATATAAAATCTGCAATCCACACTTTTCCGGAAAGCTGTTCGGTGCCGAACAGATCACCATTTTGATCCGTGAATGAGAAAGAGGTCACTTGCCTGCCCGTTTGCTTCGGCTGGCCGCAAGCGGACAACAGAAACCCGGCAATGACAAGCATGAAAAGCAATCTGATTGTTTTCAAGATACATCCCCATCTTTCATCTGATTTACAAAACGGACAGTTACCGTAGTTCCAGCCGCCTCATCGCTTTCGATGGAAAAGGTGCCACCATGCAGACGAATGATCTCCTTCACGATCGATAGTCCGAGTCCCGACCCTCCAGTCGTTCGGTTCCTAGCCTTGTCGGTTCGGAAAAAACGCTCTCCGATCCTGCCGATATCGTCTTCAGGTATGACAATCCCTTCATTTGTCACTTTTAATTCTGCATATTGCCCTACAGACTTAAGCTGAATTGCCATTATCCCTTCATCGGTGGAGTATTTGACGGCATTGTCGATGATGTTGTACAAAACTTGCTGAATCCTCTTCGGATCGCCTGTCAAAATAAGGTCTTCCTCAATATCAATCCGCAATTCCAAACCTTTTTCTGAAATGAGAATGTTGAATAAATCCAGCGTGTCCAAAATGATTTGCGCTATGACAATCGG
The sequence above is drawn from the Sporosarcina luteola genome and encodes:
- a CDS encoding general stress protein, with translation MVLKKIVENAVQAKKEIDELTTQGYTHDDIYIFAHDKKRTEHITDALDTETVGMKEQGFLDSMKNMFTSRGDELRSKMEAAGLTAEDAADAEKELDHGKLVLIAKK
- a CDS encoding SCO family protein, yielding MKTIRLLFMLVIAGFLLSACGQPKQTGRQVTSFSFTDQNGDLFGTEQLSGKVWIADFIFTACESVCIPMSQKMSDLQSAFKEQGIEVEFVTFTVDPETDTPQLLKEYIGQFSEDESNWHLLTGYSQDTIEKLALNQFQTIVQKPNETEQVIHGTNFYIIDQQGYIVDEYSYFEESFEEQMISEVERLVK